From a region of the Thermus caldilimi genome:
- a CDS encoding LacI family DNA-binding transcriptional regulator: METKKKLTIKEIARFANVSVGTVSRVLNGRPGVSPETRARVLEVVRTQGFVPNAAARELVGQSTAVGLLLAPGVRRYTPYFTLLLEALSEEVWRLGLRVTEVATDARGLPLEKTRAYLLLGAHDHDPRIETLRRNNVPFVLIGCYPGTFWVAPDDEEGGYKATRHLLELGHRDIALLTGHLHHQAGRERLLGYKRALLEAGLTWRPELVLDGNFDALHAYRVVRRAWEGGLRFSALFAASDEMALGAWAALEDLGLHVPADVSLVGYDDLPEVGERLTTIHQDIPTIAREAVRLLREALQRKSPYGKRVPVHLVPRGSTARREVE; encoded by the coding sequence ATGGAAACCAAAAAGAAGCTGACGATAAAAGAGATCGCTAGGTTCGCAAACGTTTCCGTGGGTACCGTAAGCCGAGTCCTCAACGGCCGGCCTGGGGTTAGCCCGGAAACCCGGGCCCGGGTGTTAGAGGTGGTTCGTACCCAGGGTTTCGTTCCCAATGCCGCTGCCAGGGAACTGGTGGGGCAATCCACGGCCGTTGGCCTCCTTCTGGCCCCAGGAGTGCGGCGCTATACACCCTACTTTACCCTCCTGCTGGAAGCCCTCTCCGAGGAGGTGTGGCGCCTGGGTTTGCGGGTGACGGAGGTTGCCACGGATGCCCGCGGCCTACCTTTAGAGAAGACTAGGGCGTACCTCTTACTGGGTGCTCATGACCACGACCCCCGCATCGAGACCCTGCGGAGGAACAACGTACCCTTTGTGCTCATCGGCTGTTATCCCGGAACCTTCTGGGTAGCCCCAGACGATGAGGAGGGGGGCTATAAGGCCACCCGACACCTGTTAGAACTGGGTCACCGGGACATTGCTCTTCTCACGGGGCACTTACATCACCAGGCGGGAAGGGAGCGGCTTCTTGGGTATAAGAGGGCCCTTCTGGAAGCGGGGCTAACTTGGCGCCCGGAGCTGGTTCTGGACGGCAACTTTGATGCCCTCCATGCCTACCGGGTGGTGAGGCGGGCATGGGAAGGGGGCTTGCGCTTCTCGGCTCTTTTTGCCGCCTCCGACGAAATGGCCTTGGGGGCCTGGGCTGCTTTGGAGGATCTGGGCCTTCATGTTCCTGCTGACGTGAGCCTGGTGGGGTACGACGACCTCCCCGAGGTAGGGGAAAGGCTCACCACCATCCACCAGGACATCCCTACCATCGCCCGCGAAGCGGTAAGGCTTCTCCGGGAAGCCCTACAGAGAAAGAGCCCATATGGGAAGCGGGTGCCTGTTCATCTGGTTCCCAGGGGTTCTACGGCGCGAAGGGAGGTGGAATAG
- a CDS encoding acyl-CoA thioesterase produces the protein MVYPVFPGETNHYGTLFGGTAMAWMDQAAFVAATRHARRKVVTVHSDAVDFKRPVPLGSIVELVARVVEVGRTSMRVEVEMWVEPIEPGKEAYLAAKGGFVLVAVDGEGRPVPVPPLEGKE, from the coding sequence ATGGTCTACCCAGTTTTCCCTGGGGAAACCAACCATTACGGGACCCTTTTTGGCGGCACCGCCATGGCCTGGATGGACCAGGCAGCCTTCGTGGCTGCAACCCGCCACGCCAGGCGCAAGGTGGTGACGGTGCACTCGGATGCGGTGGACTTCAAGCGCCCCGTACCCCTGGGCTCCATTGTGGAGCTGGTGGCCCGGGTGGTAGAGGTGGGCCGCACCTCCATGCGGGTAGAGGTGGAGATGTGGGTGGAACCCATTGAGCCAGGTAAGGAAGCCTATCTGGCGGCTAAGGGCGGGTTCGTGCTGGTGGCGGTGGATGGGGAGGGGCGTCCTGTTCCCGTGCCACCTCTGGAGGGGAAGGAATGA
- the metE gene encoding 5-methyltetrahydropteroyltriglutamate--homocysteine S-methyltransferase: protein MIRTLAYGLPRLGPNREYKRLLEGFWSGSISREDFFEGLEALEALRLATYREQVDLYPAGELSLYDPMLDLAVALGLYPLDPGDLEGYYALARGKEALPLRKWFGTNYHYLVPRLPERPRYTPQPGWGLPYPVGRNQALKEGLPTLLGPYTLLRMAQNPPDHLGVHLEALTEAYVELVQPVRGRTVLLQEPALGLDGAEENLPHLLAFYGTLAQEVSLVLLPYYLPPAPRVVEALATLPLRGLGVILAPGISLPQVPKGTALVVEVVEGLGVWRTNLLALGKVLSPLAETGQEVWVAPKAPLYHLPWEVAEPLPGALAGRLAFARERLKELALLKAILLTWTTSQESPPSPEEETAFAQARAWYTPPPPWDFRPSPVPASRPPREERSKAQQNLALPPFPTTTIGSFPQTKGLRDFRKRLRSRALDQTAYWLHIQEAIRANIRLQEELGLDVLVHGEPERSDMVEFFAERLEGFYPTQKGFVLSYGSRVWRPPILFAPPRRREPLVLRETLFAQSLTPKPVKAILTGPITLAAWSYLPQGVEFKEAVIALAEALREEVKEVASHGIRVVQVDEPALLEKLPLKAKERPGYLALVGEAFLRVVGELPPEVQVHLHLCYSDYAALRPFLEVMDPDVASLEGARQDPSFLQTLTGLSLGLGPGAFDVHSPLEVPTEEILTRLQAYLRYLPAERLWVNPDCGLKTRKPEEALANLKNMVEAAKRLRKAFGGSHAHGS, encoded by the coding sequence ATGATCCGTACGCTGGCTTACGGTCTTCCACGGCTCGGTCCTAACCGGGAATACAAAAGGCTTCTGGAGGGCTTCTGGTCAGGTTCCATATCGCGGGAGGATTTTTTCGAGGGCCTGGAGGCTCTCGAGGCCCTAAGGCTCGCCACCTACCGGGAACAGGTGGACCTTTACCCGGCGGGCGAGCTGAGCCTTTATGACCCCATGCTGGACCTGGCGGTGGCCTTGGGCCTTTACCCCCTGGATCCCGGGGACCTGGAGGGCTACTACGCCCTGGCCCGGGGCAAGGAAGCTCTGCCCCTCCGAAAGTGGTTCGGCACCAACTACCACTACTTGGTTCCACGCTTGCCAGAAAGGCCCCGGTATACCCCCCAGCCGGGCTGGGGCCTACCCTATCCCGTAGGCCGGAACCAGGCTTTGAAGGAGGGGCTCCCGACCCTGCTCGGACCCTACACCCTTCTGCGCATGGCGCAAAACCCCCCGGATCACCTGGGAGTACACCTGGAAGCCCTGACGGAAGCTTACGTGGAGCTGGTCCAGCCGGTTAGGGGAAGAACCGTGCTCCTCCAAGAACCCGCCTTGGGGTTGGATGGGGCAGAGGAGAACCTCCCCCACCTTCTGGCCTTCTACGGTACCTTAGCGCAGGAGGTTTCCTTGGTCCTCCTGCCCTACTACCTACCCCCCGCTCCAAGGGTGGTTGAGGCCCTGGCCACCCTTCCCCTTCGCGGTTTAGGGGTAATCCTGGCCCCAGGGATCTCCTTACCCCAAGTACCCAAGGGCACAGCCCTGGTGGTGGAGGTGGTGGAGGGTCTTGGGGTGTGGCGCACCAACCTCCTTGCCCTTGGGAAGGTTCTATCGCCTCTGGCAGAGACCGGGCAGGAGGTGTGGGTGGCTCCCAAAGCACCCTTGTACCACCTGCCGTGGGAAGTAGCGGAACCTTTGCCCGGAGCCTTGGCAGGCCGGTTGGCCTTTGCCCGAGAGCGGCTTAAGGAGCTTGCCCTGCTGAAGGCCATCCTCTTAACGTGGACCACCTCCCAGGAATCGCCGCCCTCGCCTGAGGAGGAAACTGCCTTCGCACAAGCCCGGGCCTGGTACACCCCACCCCCGCCTTGGGACTTCCGCCCCTCCCCAGTGCCGGCCTCGAGGCCACCCAGGGAAGAGCGCTCCAAAGCCCAGCAGAACCTGGCCCTTCCCCCTTTCCCCACCACCACCATAGGAAGCTTCCCCCAAACCAAGGGGCTTCGCGACTTCCGGAAAAGATTGCGCTCCAGGGCTCTTGACCAGACGGCTTACTGGCTGCACATCCAGGAAGCCATCCGGGCAAACATCCGCCTCCAAGAGGAACTGGGCCTGGACGTTTTGGTCCACGGAGAGCCCGAGCGCAGCGATATGGTGGAGTTTTTCGCGGAGCGTTTAGAGGGCTTCTATCCCACCCAGAAGGGTTTCGTCCTCTCCTACGGGAGCCGCGTCTGGCGCCCACCCATCCTCTTCGCCCCGCCCCGCCGGAGGGAGCCTTTGGTCCTTAGGGAAACCCTGTTCGCCCAAAGCCTCACCCCTAAGCCAGTAAAGGCCATCCTTACGGGACCCATCACCCTGGCTGCCTGGAGCTACCTACCCCAGGGGGTGGAGTTCAAAGAAGCGGTAATCGCCCTGGCGGAGGCCCTGCGGGAGGAGGTAAAGGAAGTGGCTTCCCACGGAATCCGGGTGGTGCAGGTGGACGAGCCGGCGCTTCTGGAGAAGCTCCCTTTGAAGGCAAAGGAGCGCCCTGGGTATTTGGCCCTGGTGGGGGAGGCCTTCCTGCGGGTAGTGGGGGAGCTTCCGCCGGAGGTCCAGGTGCACCTCCACCTCTGCTACTCCGATTACGCCGCCTTGCGCCCCTTCCTGGAGGTCATGGACCCGGATGTGGCAAGCCTTGAGGGAGCAAGGCAAGACCCCAGCTTTCTCCAAACCCTCACAGGGCTTTCCCTAGGCCTGGGCCCCGGAGCCTTTGACGTCCACTCCCCCCTGGAGGTTCCGACGGAGGAAATCCTTACCCGCCTTCAAGCCTACCTCCGGTACCTGCCTGCGGAAAGGCTATGGGTGAACCCGGACTGTGGCCTTAAGACCCGGAAGCCCGAGGAGGCCCTGGCCAACCTCAAGAACATGGTGGAGGCAGCCAAGAGGCTTCGGAAGGCCTTTGGAGGGAGCCATGCTCACGGATCCTAG
- a CDS encoding ribonucleotide-diphosphate reductase subunit beta gives MLTDPRPHYRPYEYPRLLAYRDAIRHSYWLHTEFSYAADVQDYALAGPEVRSLVERSLLAISQVELSVKLYWARTYEVFPKPEVAEVGMTFAESEVRHANAYAHLLDLLALEDRFAQALEEETALRERHRHLTEVLGSAFRGDLRGHALALLLFSAFTEHASLFSQFYVLMALNKRLGRFKGISNAIEATSKEENLHGLFGVELLRILREERPDLFGPSFTEEALDRVEAFFRTEEALLEWIFARGDTEVVRGEEVLEFLKWRYNQVLSLHGLPAPFPVRKECLRDTEWFDLELLADKEVDFFNKRSVAYARRVQSYDPESLF, from the coding sequence ATGCTCACGGATCCTAGGCCCCACTACCGTCCCTACGAGTATCCGAGGCTTTTAGCCTACCGGGACGCCATCCGGCACAGCTACTGGCTCCACACGGAGTTCAGCTATGCGGCAGACGTCCAGGACTACGCCCTGGCGGGTCCTGAGGTGCGCTCGTTGGTGGAGCGCTCCCTTCTTGCCATCTCCCAGGTGGAGCTTTCCGTGAAGCTCTACTGGGCCCGAACCTACGAGGTCTTCCCCAAGCCGGAGGTGGCCGAGGTGGGCATGACCTTCGCCGAGAGCGAGGTGCGTCACGCCAATGCCTACGCCCACCTTTTGGATCTCCTGGCCCTCGAGGACCGCTTTGCCCAGGCCTTGGAGGAGGAGACCGCCTTAAGGGAACGGCACCGCCACTTAACCGAGGTCCTGGGATCCGCCTTCCGAGGCGACCTGAGGGGACACGCCCTCGCCCTCCTTCTCTTTTCCGCCTTCACCGAACACGCCTCCCTTTTCTCCCAGTTCTACGTGCTGATGGCCCTGAACAAGCGCCTTGGTCGCTTCAAGGGGATCTCCAACGCCATCGAGGCCACCAGTAAGGAGGAAAACCTGCACGGCCTCTTTGGGGTAGAGCTCCTCAGGATCCTTAGGGAAGAGCGGCCGGACCTCTTCGGGCCCTCCTTTACCGAGGAGGCCCTGGATAGGGTAGAGGCCTTCTTTCGCACGGAGGAAGCCCTCCTGGAGTGGATCTTCGCCCGGGGGGACACCGAGGTGGTGAGGGGAGAGGAGGTCCTGGAGTTCCTTAAGTGGCGGTACAACCAGGTTCTTTCCCTCCACGGCCTGCCCGCGCCCTTCCCCGTGCGGAAGGAGTGCCTAAGGGATACGGAGTGGTTTGACCTAGAGCTTTTGGCGGACAAGGAAGTGGACTTCTTCAACAAGAGGAGCGTGGCCTACGCCCGCAGGGTGCAGAGCTACGACCCGGAAAGCCTTTTCTAG
- a CDS encoding ribonucleoside-diphosphate reductase subunit alpha: MTKTKREYRPWYWANEWTRLYMSRGYLLPGVTVEERVKEIADRAEALTRIEGFSRKFQEYMARGWYSLATPIWANYGLKRGLPISCYGTYVEDDTASILRAVAEIGMMSKQGGGTSVYLGALRPRGAPIRDNGESNGSYAFASLFDRVIEVFNQGSTRRGQCAAYLPIEHPDFEEWLKIQREGGEIQSLFWGVSVGDAWLEEAIAGDREKRERWAKVLKSRAEVGIPYIFFRDNANRQAPEVFKKLGKTIHASNLCTEIMLPSSPEESFVCCLSSLNLLHFDEWKDTDAVETLTIFLDSVLDDFIEKAEGIPYMERAVRFAKRYRAIGIGVLGWHSYLQSKGIPLESAEALFLNNLIFKTIREKAEEASRWLRKRHPEDELADLMERRNATLLAIAPTKSSSFILGQVSPSIEPYTSNYYLKDLQKARIAFKNPFLEELLQAKGKNEEKVWRSILEHNGSVQHLDFLSDEEKDVFKTFSEISQKTLVNLAIARQKYIDQGQSLNLVIHPEAPPKDVNELYLHAWRGGLKALYYQFSASAAQAYSRDLLLSCRACES, from the coding sequence ATGACCAAGACCAAGCGGGAATACCGGCCCTGGTACTGGGCCAACGAATGGACGAGGCTCTACATGAGCCGGGGCTACCTTCTCCCTGGGGTGACGGTGGAGGAGAGGGTGAAGGAGATCGCCGACCGGGCTGAGGCCCTGACCCGCATCGAGGGCTTCTCCCGCAAGTTCCAGGAGTACATGGCCCGGGGCTGGTACTCCCTCGCCACCCCCATCTGGGCCAACTACGGCCTCAAGCGGGGTCTCCCCATCTCCTGCTACGGCACCTACGTGGAAGACGACACCGCCTCCATCCTGAGGGCGGTGGCGGAGATCGGCATGATGAGCAAACAGGGTGGGGGCACCTCTGTTTACCTGGGGGCCCTCCGCCCCAGGGGGGCCCCCATCCGGGACAACGGGGAAAGCAACGGTTCCTACGCCTTCGCTTCGCTCTTCGACCGGGTGATCGAGGTGTTCAACCAGGGTTCCACCCGGCGGGGGCAGTGCGCCGCCTACCTCCCTATTGAGCACCCGGACTTCGAGGAGTGGCTCAAGATCCAGCGGGAAGGAGGGGAGATCCAGTCCCTCTTCTGGGGGGTTTCCGTGGGGGATGCCTGGCTAGAGGAGGCCATCGCCGGGGACAGGGAGAAACGGGAAAGGTGGGCTAAGGTACTCAAAAGCCGTGCCGAGGTGGGGATCCCCTACATCTTCTTCCGGGACAACGCCAACCGCCAGGCCCCGGAGGTCTTCAAGAAGCTGGGGAAGACGATTCATGCCAGCAACCTCTGCACCGAGATCATGCTCCCCTCGAGCCCCGAGGAAAGCTTCGTGTGCTGCCTCTCCTCCCTAAACCTCCTCCACTTCGACGAGTGGAAGGACACAGACGCCGTGGAAACCCTCACCATCTTCCTGGACTCCGTGCTGGACGACTTCATCGAGAAGGCGGAGGGCATCCCCTACATGGAGCGGGCGGTGCGCTTCGCCAAGCGGTACCGGGCCATCGGGATCGGGGTTTTGGGCTGGCACAGCTACCTCCAGTCCAAGGGAATTCCCCTGGAGAGCGCGGAGGCCCTTTTCCTTAACAACCTCATCTTCAAGACCATCCGGGAAAAGGCGGAGGAGGCGAGCCGCTGGCTTAGGAAGCGCCATCCGGAGGACGAACTGGCCGACCTAATGGAAAGGCGGAACGCCACCCTCCTGGCCATCGCCCCCACCAAGAGCAGCTCCTTCATCCTGGGGCAGGTTTCCCCCTCCATCGAGCCCTACACCAGCAACTACTACCTCAAGGACCTGCAAAAGGCCCGAATCGCCTTCAAGAATCCCTTTTTGGAGGAGCTCCTCCAGGCGAAGGGCAAGAACGAGGAGAAGGTGTGGCGGAGCATCCTGGAGCATAACGGCTCCGTGCAGCACCTAGACTTCCTTTCCGACGAGGAGAAGGACGTGTTCAAGACCTTTTCCGAGATTTCCCAAAAGACCCTGGTCAACCTGGCCATCGCCCGGCAGAAGTACATCGACCAGGGCCAGTCCCTCAACCTGGTCATCCACCCCGAGGCTCCACCCAAGGACGTGAACGAGCTGTACCTGCACGCCTGGAGGGGTGGGCTCAAGGCCCTTTACTACCAGTTCAGCGCCAGTGCGGCCCAAGCCTACAGCCGGGACCTGCTGCTTTCCTGCCGGGCTTGCGAAAGTTAA
- a CDS encoding TrmB family transcriptional regulator produces MTDAATPAIADLQALGFSQYEAKAYLALLRGGRQKGYEVAKESGVPRSMVYQALDRLVARGAAYRTEDKEGVFYGAVPPEELLSRFERDLARKIARARESLSRIGPERPAEAIWRVRGPERTVAEAQTLVEQADRALTLSLWQEQLDILQDALLEVRRRGVRIRLVLFGNRADPELGKIYYHHFVDPRVVEGRLRARLFVVVRDHEEVVVGNLVGEGESWAVRTRDPALVLVAEEYVRHDVVLAEMTLAYGVDKLTALWTGREDLRQMVTGEEVHGAP; encoded by the coding sequence ATGACCGACGCGGCTACCCCGGCCATTGCGGATTTGCAAGCCTTAGGCTTCAGCCAGTACGAGGCCAAGGCTTATCTTGCCCTCCTTCGGGGCGGGCGCCAGAAAGGGTATGAAGTTGCAAAGGAAAGTGGGGTACCTCGCTCGATGGTCTACCAGGCCCTGGATCGCTTGGTGGCACGCGGTGCGGCATACCGGACGGAGGACAAGGAGGGGGTTTTTTACGGAGCCGTTCCTCCCGAAGAGCTTCTCTCCCGGTTTGAAAGGGATCTGGCGCGAAAGATAGCCCGCGCCAGGGAGAGCCTGAGCCGCATAGGGCCGGAGCGTCCCGCCGAGGCCATCTGGCGTGTTCGAGGCCCTGAAAGAACCGTGGCCGAGGCCCAGACCCTGGTGGAACAGGCGGACCGGGCCCTCACCCTTTCCCTGTGGCAGGAACAGCTGGACATTCTTCAGGATGCCCTGTTAGAGGTACGGAGGCGCGGTGTGCGCATCCGCCTTGTCCTTTTCGGAAACCGGGCTGACCCCGAACTGGGGAAGATCTACTACCACCACTTCGTTGACCCCAGGGTGGTGGAGGGAAGGCTTCGGGCACGGCTTTTTGTCGTGGTGCGGGACCACGAGGAAGTGGTGGTGGGAAACCTGGTTGGGGAAGGGGAGAGCTGGGCGGTGCGGACCAGGGACCCAGCACTGGTCCTGGTGGCGGAGGAGTACGTGCGCCACGACGTGGTGCTGGCGGAGATGACCCTTGCCTACGGCGTGGACAAGCTCACCGCCCTGTGGACGGGACGGGAGGATCTCAGGCAAATGGTGACGGGGGAGGAGGTCCATGGGGCTCCTTGA
- a CDS encoding thiamine pyrophosphate-dependent dehydrogenase E1 component subunit alpha gives MGLLDLYRLMYRIRRFEERVERLFLTGKIPGFVHLYIGQEAVAAGVLAHYRPGDYLTSTHRGHGHALAVGVEPKAMMAELFGRKTGICRGKGGSMHLFDADRGMLGANGIVAGGIPIAVGAGLGLRVLGREGVVFCFFGDGALGRGVLHEGLNLTALWRLPVLFVLENNRYASTTGFAESHAFRVPALVAAYGVPYLEADGTEVEEVYGATAELLSGIRMGRGPAFLEVHTYRFKGHYVGDPERYRSRQEVEEARRRDPLAIARGKLLASGVAQKELEDLEREEEEPLEEAVAFAERSPWPDPEEALTDLFAEPVGDYPWGEG, from the coding sequence ATGGGGCTCCTTGACCTCTACCGGCTCATGTACCGGATCCGCCGCTTCGAGGAGCGGGTGGAGCGACTCTTTCTTACGGGAAAGATCCCTGGCTTCGTCCACCTCTACATCGGGCAGGAGGCCGTGGCGGCAGGAGTCTTGGCCCACTACCGTCCGGGGGACTACCTCACCAGCACGCACCGGGGCCACGGCCACGCCCTGGCGGTGGGGGTCGAACCGAAGGCCATGATGGCGGAGCTCTTCGGCCGTAAGACGGGGATCTGCCGGGGAAAGGGGGGGAGCATGCACCTCTTTGACGCCGACCGGGGGATGCTGGGGGCCAACGGCATCGTGGCTGGCGGTATCCCCATTGCCGTGGGTGCCGGGCTGGGGCTCCGGGTTTTAGGGCGGGAGGGAGTGGTCTTCTGCTTCTTCGGGGATGGGGCCTTGGGCCGCGGGGTGCTCCACGAGGGACTGAACCTGACGGCCTTGTGGAGGCTTCCCGTGCTGTTTGTTCTGGAAAACAACCGGTATGCTTCCACCACTGGATTTGCGGAGAGCCATGCCTTCCGTGTTCCCGCCCTGGTCGCCGCCTACGGGGTGCCGTATCTGGAAGCGGATGGGACCGAGGTGGAGGAGGTCTATGGGGCTACGGCTGAACTCCTCTCCGGCATTCGCATGGGCCGGGGGCCAGCCTTCCTGGAGGTGCACACCTATCGCTTCAAGGGGCATTATGTGGGCGATCCCGAGCGGTACCGGAGCCGCCAGGAGGTGGAGGAAGCCCGAAGAAGGGACCCCTTGGCCATCGCCCGGGGTAAGCTCCTGGCCTCAGGCGTTGCCCAGAAAGAACTGGAGGACCTGGAAAGGGAAGAGGAGGAGCCTCTGGAGGAGGCGGTGGCCTTTGCGGAACGCAGTCCCTGGCCGGACCCGGAGGAAGCCCTTACGGACCTATTCGCCGAGCCGGTGGGCGACTACCCGTGGGGGGAGGGATGA